The stretch of DNA GTTGTCTTTTAAGCAAGGCAAACACCATGGTTAAAGGAACAGCACGGTGGTCTCCCCAGGCCACTCGGTCCATTACCCACAGACaccaatgtgatggatggcgaCAACGGCGTTTATTGCTGaagaatttgacattttataacTTAGGGtcactgtgttactcccatctgctttcatcacagctaggtgctattggctaattacagAAGGCATTACCATACCAACGAGGAGGGGTGGGGGTTACTATCTTTTCGTTATCTTCTGAGCGCCGGGCCTTACTTCTACAGGCCAcctgccctgctgtggctcACCCAGCTTCTCCAGAAGCCACCATCCCTTCaggaggctgctcccagcaagATTCACCATCCATGGGAGAGCCTCAACCCTTTAAAGGATGGCACAGCAGAGAAGACCCTCCATCCATGCAAGAAGCTCATGCTGTCAGAGAACGTCCATGGTGCCAGGAGCCTCTGCTATCTCTGACAGCCTCCATCCCTCAGAGAGGCTCAGCCAGACCTGTCAGCCTGCAGAAGGTGCAGAGCGCAGGGACAGGTCTCCCAGCTCCCTTGGACCCTTGGACCTCAACAACACAGGTGCAACCCTGACCACTGGCATGGCCTGGGAAAACCCACAGGTCCAAGTGGGAGCCCAGCCTAATCCAGGGGAGGCATCCCAGGAGCAGGTGGAGGAGCATCTAGTGtcctggagccaggagctgccgGACCACAGCTCCCAGGTGACGGTGCTGGACATGCCAGCTGGCACCAGGCCGTGCCTGGTGGAGGAGACAATTCCTGTGGGACCAGGGAGTTTCCTCCATCTCCAGGAAGCTGCCCCAAGACGGCCCTTGACTACCGCCAAGGCCTTTCTAAGAGCAGGTGAGATCTCCTGAGGAGCTGTCTGAGGCTCCCATGGGGCTCTTGAGGGACATTCCCAGGCCAGGCCAGGGCTTCTGAGAGCAGCCTAGTTGCTGGCTATTTTCTAAAGACCCTGATGACAGGGCTTCAAACAACCCCTCTCTGCtttgcagctgctcctgggaccCCCCTGTGCAAAGCCTTGGGCTGTAGCCCCGGCCGTCCACAAGAGCAGAGTCCACCCCAGGACACCAGGGACAGTGACGGTGCCACTCTGCCTGGCTCCACtcaggctcctgcagccacctctgcaccctgccctggcccagctctgccgCTCACCAGCCCGACGGCTGCAAGccagtggctgctgcctggCGCGCAGCAGGAAATAGGTGAGAGCAAGGTGGCCGGCTCTGGCTCGGGGCACTGCACTGGCAGGCACTCAGGGGGTTCCTGGGCATGAGGTTGATGGCTCGGTCTTGGCCACAGGGCACAAgaaggagctgtgggtgctgtaCCAGCTTGGCCCACAGCTAGGGAGCAGTGGCTTCAGCACCGTTTTCTTGGGGACCCGCCTCTCGGACGGGAGCCTGGTAACAGGCTGGGATGGCCGGGCGTGGCAGGAGGGGCGGGGGCAGCACAGGGCAAAAGCCCCCTTCTCTCCACGGCTTGCAGGTGGCCATCAAGCACGTGGCTTGGGACATGGTCCTACAGTGGGACGAGCTGGTGAGTGAGCAgggacagcgggacagagcgGGCCGTGGCAAACAGGGATAAGGCCGGGACTGAGGGCAGGGCATGGCTGGGAGCAGCGGGCGTGGGCTCAGCGTGCGAGGCCCAGCATAGCAGACCCAGGGATGCCAAACAGCGGTGGTGGGTCCAGGCAGGGGCCACCTCCCAATCAACCCCGGGGCAGGAGGAATGCCAAGCAGCAGGGAGGCTGCCCAAGGTGGCACTGGGGCATCCTGGGCAGGGGCATTGCAGCCACGGGGCAGCTTCAGGCCCTGTGATGGAGGCATTGTTTCATCCTCACAGCCTGACGGCACCCGTGTTCCCGTGGAGATTGTGCTGATGGAGAAGGTGGGCTTCGGCTGCCACAGAATCATCCAGCTTTTTGACTGGTTCGAGCTCCCTGACAGCTTCGTGCTGGTGATGGAGCAATCTTGGGATCTCTTGCACGTCCTGCTGGAGCAAGAGTTCCTGAGTGAGGAGGCGGTGTGCTGGCTTTTCTGGCAGGTGCTGGAGGCCGTGTGGCACTGCACCgcctgcagcatcctgcactGAGACATCAAGCTGGAGAACCTCCTCGTGAACCTGGAGACTGGCAACCTGAAGCTCATCAACTTCAGTCGTGGCACCTTCCTCCAGGAGCAGGCCTGCACAGTTTGCAGGTGAGCCCAAAGCGCGggccctgctcccagtgccaggcactgcaCGGCCCCATTCCCTCCTGGGCCGCAGGGTGAGGCATTCAGCTGGCTGCCGGCTGCCCTGTGGCACGGGGCAGGTGCTGTGCCCCAGGAGCCGGCTGCTGGCCCTGGCGACAGAAAGGGGCTGCAAAAGCCGGGCCCCGGCTCCTCGGCTTGGCAGGCCAGCAAGGCCTTGGGCTGCTCCGCTGGCCTTGTCAGCCTTGCAGAATGGATTCTTGGCTTTGGTCCATTGTCAGGGGAGGCAGGCGGGCCTTGGGGGGAAGTTGTGGCCAcggctgcagcccctgcctctggcaggaggctggtgccaggctctggaaggcagcagcctgtgcctgagCAGTGCTGCCCGTCTTCCCTAGGAACACACACGTACTGCCCGCCTGAGTGGATCAGCCTTTGCTGCTACCATGGTGATGGGGCGTCCGTCTGGTCCCTGGGCGTGCTGCTGTTTGAGATGGTGTTTCTTGCCCTTCGAGAACGAGTGTGACATCgtgctggggcagctcttcTTCCTGCAGGAGGTCTCTCCAGGTTGGTATGCGGCCTGAAGAAGGCAGGCTTTGGCAGGTGGCACCatgcagcccagcctggccctccCGCAGCTGTGTGGGACTCCCATGTGCCCTTAAgggccagctgcagcaggtggcCCGTGGCAGGCTGGGTGTGGCACGCTTGGCTGAAGGAGGGGACGCTTGTCCTGCCGTGCCGCTCTCCCACCAAGGGCAGCTCCGAGCACACGCAGCGTGGCCCGGCTTCTGCAGGCGCCGGGAGAAGCTGGGCAGGAGCCTTCTGCAAGTGAGCGCCgctttctgccttctctccccAGAGTGCCAACATCTGATCCGCTGCTGTTTGTCCAAGCACCCCATGGATTGGCCAGTGCTGGAACAGATCTTCTACCACCCTTGGGTGCTGGGCAGGCATTTCTGATGCcttgctgcagcctctgcagcaccCAGTTCCCGTGTCTAACGCAGGACTGAGGGcccaggaaataaaacaacccaaaacccaCTGCGGGCTGGCAAGTCTGGTCCTTGTTAGCAACTTCAGCTAAGGGAACCTCTTGGCCAAAGGGCTAATCAGAGCACCTCAGTTCCCTTCAGCCTTGGTCAAGCTTTCGATTCCTTTCTTCCAGATTGTCCTTCAAAATCAGAGGGAGGTGGAGCCTGCACCAGTCCCCCCAAATCGGTGGAAGGCAGAGACTACTCCCAGGCCCCTCAAAACTGGAGGAGGATGGAGACGATCCCTGGGCCCTCCAAACTGAAAGGAGATAAACACCCGACCCCCCCAAAATAAGAGATGGATGGAGCCCACAGTGGCCCCGAAGTcagagggggaaggagagaCTGCAAGCCCCCCCAAAGAGGAGGGGAATTCCgcctgtgccagccccacaAATTGCAAGGGGACAGAGAACACCCCTGGCCTGGAAAAGTGCAAAGAGCAGCCGGAGGCTGCCAGGATGGTGAAAACACTGGCACCCCCCAAATCAGAGTGGGACAAAAAGCCCACACAGGCttcacagaagcagaaagggGGCAGCAAATATCCTGTCCCCCTAGTTGGAGGGGCACAGACACAACTCCCGTCCCCCCCATAGTGGAGGGGGACAGACATAAAAGGCCCCACAAAAAGAGCATGGGGAACCAAGACCACTGCCGGCCCTGCAAAGGTAAGGAGGATGGAGAAACTCCCCATCTGTCtttgttttggaagacaggtgtctgctagggagggcaggggcCTCccctggaatgaaaatgtagactctgtcgtggttttaaaccagtaacaaaaaaaaaaaaaatatttcttgctgtgagatatggattagaataagagcaaaacaggcttaaaatttaaaaggaataaagacagcTTATTAACAAACTataagaataagaacaccaaaataaactttcagaaaacccttttatcttTCGCTActtgaccatttctttgtatACATGgtaacatagagacaaaaaactttagaactttggtggtcaaaaacagtctcaatttttgctagccttttcttcagtctttgtagagaaacagaagtctctttctgccaatctatggagtttttgGAGTTCACTCCTCCTATTCCACATTACTCCGAGGTGTGCATAGGTCAATGAGTCTAAGGATGCTATTTTAAGGATGAGgtattcaaaggcagaagtcctcttcatttgtttctgtgaGCCTTCctagaaaactgcttttcccttaccccccccaaggcttcaaaatcttcactttaCTCATTTTCGAGCAACTCACAGTATCACAACTactctctcttttctctaaagtccacactttgaatactctattcctcccatACTCtagtcatgaattaaaggagtctttgaaactactattgtccatctccacAGCtgtaacagaaagatatttcagcagcaagcatcttcttattctctctttcttatttaaacTTAACTCTTTCCCCTTACTGCTTTTTATGGTTCTATGATGTTTTTTGCATATTGATTGTCTCTCTCGTTCTCAgtcttttctgagaaaaaggagtaatctgttCATTTATCCAagagtaaaagaattaaaagctttatGAAAGCTGCAAGAGCCtatggtgtcaggtttcagtccagcagcagaaaccgAAAACCAAGCTCGGCTAACTGACTCTGCTTCTctccccccatccctccctgtgGCCTTGTCAGCCTGGAAGCGGCGGGGGGTGGGGGAAGGCCAAGACAGAGCCTGTTATCTTGTCGAAAGCCGGAAATCAAAGAAGGCCGGAGAGCTCTGACTGCACTCTTTAAAGaggtgtttacaagttgaattcactttttaatggtcagaactgctgtcaattcttggaaatgactgataattggtcaggaggaaaaactcccatcagccaccagcagcttcaacttcccctctctCCGAGCCATCTTAAAGGTgaag from Parus major isolate Abel chromosome 4A, Parus_major1.1, whole genome shotgun sequence encodes:
- the LOC107203679 gene encoding LOW QUALITY PROTEIN: serine/threonine-protein kinase pim-1-like (The sequence of the model RefSeq protein was modified relative to this genomic sequence to represent the inferred CDS: substituted 1 base at 1 genomic stop codon), giving the protein MVPGASAISDSLHPSERLSQTCQPAEGAERRDRSPSSLGPLDLNNTGATLTTGMAWENPQVQVGAQPNPGEASQEQVEEHLVSWSQELPDHSSQVTVLDMPAGTRPCLVEETIPVGPGSFLHLQEAAPRRPLTTAKAFLRAGHKKELWVLYQLGPQLGSSGFSTVFLGTRLSDGSLVAIKHVAWDMVLQWDELPDGTRVPVEIVLMEKVGFGCHRIIQLFDWFELPDSFVLVMEQSWDLLHVLLEQEFLSEEAVCWLFWQVLEAVWHCTACSILHXDIKLENLLVNLETGNLKLINFSRGTFLQEQACTVCR